The following are encoded together in the Onychostoma macrolepis isolate SWU-2019 chromosome 03, ASM1243209v1, whole genome shotgun sequence genome:
- the LOC131537053 gene encoding microfibril-associated glycoprotein 4-like isoform X1 → MAMMVFLVILLVVFLMSGCSQNVDKPVDCSDVYSSGKTVSGIYSIYPAGDIPVWVYCQMISDGNDEDKGGWTVIQRRMDGSVNFYQAWHQYKRGFGNMESEYWLGLDNMYQLTRNRNYKLRVDLEDFQGNKVFAQYSSFSVGPEADGYILHVSGFTDGGAGDSLSVHNGFMFSTFDKDQDISPHNCAKKYLGAFWYMSCHHTNPNGWYLWGEDPTYYAIGNVWSSWKGYNVGMKSISMKIKRVS, encoded by the exons ATGGCA ATGATGGTGTTTTTGGTCATTCTTCTGGTGGTTTTTCTGATGAGTGGATGCAGTCAGAATGTAGATAAGCCAGTTGACTGTTCTGATGTTTATAGCTCAGGAAAAACAGTCAGTGGGATTTACTCCATCTATCCAGCAGGTGACATTCCTGTCTGGGTTTATTGTCAGATGATCTCAGATGGGAACGATGAAGACAAAGGAGGATGGACG GTGATTCAGAGGAGAATGGATGGCAGTGTGAATTTCTATCAGGCGTGGCATCAGTACAAGAGAGGATTTGGGAATATGGAGAGTGAATACTGGCTGG GGCTGGACAACATGTACCAGCTGACACGCAACAGGAATTACAAGCTGAGAGTGGATCTGGAGGACTTTCAAGGAAATAAAGTTTTCGCTCAGTACTCGTCTTTCTCTGTGGGTCCTGAAGCTGACGGGTATATACTGCATGTTTCAGGATTCACTGATGGAGGAGCTG GTGACTCTTTATCTGTCCATAATGGATTCATGTTCTCCACCTTTGACAAGGACCAAGACATCAGTCCACATAACTGTGCTAAAAAGTATCTTGGGGCATTTTGGTACATGTCCTGTCACCATACAAACCCCAACGGTTGGTATTTATGGGGAGAAGATCCCACCTATTACGCTATTGGAAATGTTTGGTCATCATGGAAGGGTTACAATGTTGGTATGAAATCCATCAGCATGAAGATCAAACGTGTGTCTTAG
- the LOC131537053 gene encoding microfibril-associated glycoprotein 4-like isoform X2 produces MAMMVFLVILLVVFLMSGCSQNMISDGNDEDKGGWTVIQRRMDGSVNFYQAWHQYKRGFGNMESEYWLGLDNMYQLTRNRNYKLRVDLEDFQGNKVFAQYSSFSVGPEADGYILHVSGFTDGGAGDSLSVHNGFMFSTFDKDQDISPHNCAKKYLGAFWYMSCHHTNPNGWYLWGEDPTYYAIGNVWSSWKGYNVGMKSISMKIKRVS; encoded by the exons ATGGCA ATGATGGTGTTTTTGGTCATTCTTCTGGTGGTTTTTCTGATGAGTGGATGCAGTCAGAAT ATGATCTCAGATGGGAACGATGAAGACAAAGGAGGATGGACG GTGATTCAGAGGAGAATGGATGGCAGTGTGAATTTCTATCAGGCGTGGCATCAGTACAAGAGAGGATTTGGGAATATGGAGAGTGAATACTGGCTGG GGCTGGACAACATGTACCAGCTGACACGCAACAGGAATTACAAGCTGAGAGTGGATCTGGAGGACTTTCAAGGAAATAAAGTTTTCGCTCAGTACTCGTCTTTCTCTGTGGGTCCTGAAGCTGACGGGTATATACTGCATGTTTCAGGATTCACTGATGGAGGAGCTG GTGACTCTTTATCTGTCCATAATGGATTCATGTTCTCCACCTTTGACAAGGACCAAGACATCAGTCCACATAACTGTGCTAAAAAGTATCTTGGGGCATTTTGGTACATGTCCTGTCACCATACAAACCCCAACGGTTGGTATTTATGGGGAGAAGATCCCACCTATTACGCTATTGGAAATGTTTGGTCATCATGGAAGGGTTACAATGTTGGTATGAAATCCATCAGCATGAAGATCAAACGTGTGTCTTAG